In Bacteroidetes Order II. bacterium, a genomic segment contains:
- the rpsM gene encoding 30S ribosomal protein S13, translating into MPRIAGVDIPANKRGDISLSYIFGIGVNNAKEVLAKADIDPDRKASSWSEDETATIRRIVEDDFVVEGQLRTEIQLNIKRLMDIKSYRGLRHRKGLPVRGQRTKTNARTRKGRRRTVAGKKKAPKK; encoded by the coding sequence ATGCCACGTATTGCAGGTGTAGATATTCCCGCTAATAAGCGCGGAGATATTTCGTTGAGTTACATTTTTGGAATTGGCGTAAACAATGCCAAAGAAGTACTCGCTAAAGCTGATATTGATCCAGACCGCAAAGCATCTTCCTGGAGTGAGGATGAAACGGCTACCATCCGCCGCATCGTTGAAGACGATTTTGTGGTTGAAGGCCAACTTCGTACCGAAATCCAGTTGAACATCAAGCGGTTGATGGATATTAAGTCTTATCGCGGACTTCGCCACCGTAAAGGCTTGCCAGTTCGTGGACAGCGCACGAAAACCAATGCACGCACCCGTAAAGGGCGTCGTCGTACGGTTGCTGGAAAGAAAAAGGCACCGAAGAAATAA
- the rpsK gene encoding 30S ribosomal protein S11, whose amino-acid sequence MAKQSAAQKAAAAARKKKKANVTPEGFAYIQATFNNVLVTLTDSSGNAISWASAGKMGFKGSRKNTPYAAQVAAANAAKEAYDLGLRKVDVFVKGPGSGRESAIRAIASAGIDVLTIRDTTPIPHNGCRPPKRRRV is encoded by the coding sequence ATGGCAAAACAATCTGCTGCACAAAAAGCGGCGGCTGCGGCCCGGAAAAAGAAAAAAGCGAATGTCACCCCAGAGGGGTTTGCGTACATTCAGGCAACGTTCAACAACGTGCTGGTTACGCTTACAGACTCTTCGGGAAATGCAATTTCGTGGGCATCAGCCGGAAAAATGGGATTTAAGGGCAGTCGCAAAAATACACCTTACGCTGCGCAAGTTGCTGCTGCGAATGCAGCAAAAGAGGCCTATGATCTTGGTCTTCGCAAAGTAGATGTTTTTGTAAAAGGTCCCGGATCGGGCCGTGAGTCTGCAATACGTGCAATCGCTTCGGCGGGAATTGATGTGTTAACGATTCGTGATACCACACCGATTCCACACAATGGATGCCGTCCGCCCAAGCGCCGACGTGTATAA
- the rpsD gene encoding 30S ribosomal protein S4, which translates to MARYRGPKQKLARRFREPIFGPSKSLERKPYPPGQHGPSRRGKESEYSIQLKEKQKAKHIYGLLERQFRNLFEKAHRRKGVTGENLLQFLEARLDNVVFRLGFGRTRRQARQLVTHCHVTVNDHPVNIPSYQVRPGDVIAIRPKSRQLTVVLDNLSRNRRTVAWMEVDRNLLTGKYLENPRREDIPENIKEQLIVELYSK; encoded by the coding sequence ATGGCTCGTTACAGAGGCCCCAAACAAAAATTGGCCAGACGGTTTCGAGAACCGATTTTTGGCCCCAGCAAATCGCTTGAGCGTAAGCCTTATCCGCCCGGACAACATGGTCCTTCGCGGCGTGGTAAAGAAAGCGAATACTCGATTCAGCTGAAAGAAAAACAAAAAGCCAAACACATTTATGGTTTGTTGGAGCGCCAGTTCCGCAATCTTTTTGAGAAGGCGCACCGTCGGAAAGGAGTTACAGGTGAAAACCTACTCCAATTTTTGGAAGCCCGATTAGACAATGTGGTATTCCGCCTCGGCTTCGGTCGTACCCGCCGTCAAGCGCGGCAGTTGGTTACACACTGTCATGTCACCGTCAATGATCATCCGGTAAATATTCCTTCCTATCAGGTTCGTCCGGGGGATGTCATTGCGATTCGTCCTAAAAGCCGTCAACTTACGGTGGTTTTGGATAACCTGAGCCGTAATCGTCGGACGGTAGCTTGGATGGAAGTTGACCGCAACTTGTTGACCGGAAAGTATTTAGAAAATCCGCGTCGTGAAGACATTCCGGAAAACATTAAGGAACAACTCATCGTCGAACTTTACTCCAAGTAA
- a CDS encoding DNA-directed RNA polymerase subunit alpha, with product MSTTALKMPEGVQVEELTPQYGRFAIQPLERGFGVTIGNAFRRVLLSSLEGTAITALKIDGVQHEFSTIPGVSEDVVEIILNLKGVRLKYDDEPENPIFLTLKGPGNWTAKDIAEATGEYEVLNQNHHIATLADSARLIVELRLGRGRGYIPASDNKRADDPIGVIAIDAIYTPIKSVQYHVTPTRVGQRVDYERLSLELETDGSISPEEAITEAAKILRDHINLFVRMDEEPEPMVAVKEVDEEVQRVRSLLLQSVDELELSVRAHNCLKAANIKTIGDLVRREESEMLKFRNFGRKSLMELAQVLEERNLRFGTEVDKYLED from the coding sequence ATGAGCACCACAGCCCTTAAAATGCCGGAAGGCGTACAAGTAGAAGAGTTAACCCCGCAATACGGTCGTTTTGCGATTCAGCCGCTCGAAAGAGGATTTGGTGTGACGATCGGAAACGCCTTTCGTCGGGTATTGTTGTCTTCATTAGAAGGGACGGCAATCACGGCACTTAAAATAGACGGGGTACAACATGAATTTTCCACCATACCGGGCGTATCGGAAGATGTGGTGGAAATTATTCTAAACCTGAAAGGGGTACGGTTAAAGTATGACGATGAGCCGGAAAATCCCATTTTCCTGACCCTCAAGGGGCCTGGGAACTGGACGGCCAAGGATATTGCCGAGGCAACTGGTGAATACGAGGTGTTAAACCAAAATCATCATATTGCCACCCTTGCCGATTCCGCACGGTTGATCGTTGAGCTACGTTTGGGCCGTGGGCGTGGATATATACCAGCATCCGATAACAAGCGGGCAGATGATCCTATTGGGGTGATCGCCATAGACGCCATCTATACGCCTATCAAGTCGGTTCAATACCACGTAACGCCTACTCGTGTAGGCCAGCGGGTGGACTATGAGCGTTTATCGCTTGAGTTGGAAACCGATGGGTCTATCTCGCCGGAAGAAGCCATTACCGAAGCGGCTAAAATTCTACGAGATCACATCAACCTTTTTGTGCGGATGGATGAAGAGCCTGAGCCAATGGTGGCGGTTAAAGAGGTGGATGAAGAAGTTCAGCGTGTTCGTTCATTGCTTTTGCAAAGTGTGGATGAGCTTGAGCTGTCTGTACGGGCGCACAATTGCCTGAAAGCTGCCAACATCAAAACCATTGGTGATCTGGTACGACGCGAAGAGTCCGAAATGCTCAAGTTCCGCAATTTTGGCCGTAAGTCCCTTATGGAATTGGCACAAGTCTTGGAGGAACGCAATCTTCGCTTCGGAACGGAAGTAGATAAGTACCTCGAAGACTAA
- the rplQ gene encoding 50S ribosomal protein L17, giving the protein MRHGVKESRLGRTASHRKATMMALSTALIQHKRITTTLPKAKALRQHVESIINRAKADTMHNRREAFRNLQDKEAVKELFGEVAEKISGRNGGYTRVIRLGLRKGDAAEMAMIELVDYNDVRPDGASTAKKKTRRSRRGKAASKQESPSTEE; this is encoded by the coding sequence ATGAGACACGGAGTTAAAGAATCCCGACTTGGCCGTACCGCATCGCACCGCAAAGCGACGATGATGGCTCTTTCTACGGCACTGATTCAACATAAACGGATTACCACAACCTTGCCTAAGGCGAAAGCGCTTCGGCAGCATGTGGAGTCTATCATCAACCGCGCAAAGGCCGATACGATGCACAACCGCCGCGAGGCATTCCGCAATTTACAAGACAAAGAGGCTGTAAAAGAACTTTTTGGCGAAGTTGCGGAAAAAATTAGTGGTCGCAACGGTGGTTATACCCGCGTGATTCGTTTGGGCTTGCGGAAAGGGGATGCGGCTGAAATGGCCATGATTGAATTGGTGGACTATAATGATGTCCGTCCAGATGGTGCTTCCACTGCAAAGAAGAAGACGCGCCGTTCCCGCCGTGGAAAAGCAGCTTCCAAGCAAGAAAGTCCTTCAACGGAAGAATAA
- a CDS encoding saccharopine dehydrogenase family protein, which yields MSDVLIIGAGGVGNVVTKKCAMNPEVFGKITLASRTLSKCDAIAQDCAKMGLSQVNTAKVDADDARQVAALIEKVQPKLVINVALPYQDLPIMDACLDTGVHYLDTANYEPKEVAKFEYSWQWAYRERYEKAGIMALLGCGFDPGVTQVFTAYANKHHFSEMHYLDIIDCNAGDHGKAFATNFNPEINIREITQPGRYWENGEWVEIPAMSIHKPISYPGIGPKESYVLYHEELESLVKNFPTLKRARFWMTFGEAYITHLNVLQNVGMTSIAPVKFQGMDIIPLEFLKAVLPEPGTLGENYTGETSIGCQIKGLGKQGEETTYYVWNNCKHQDAWREVQAQGVSYTTGVPATIGAMLLLTHSDWMKPGVWNCEELNPDPFMDLLNRHGLPWNEAVNVALPHEYPA from the coding sequence ATGTCTGATGTATTGATCATCGGCGCAGGGGGCGTCGGGAATGTTGTGACCAAGAAATGTGCCATGAATCCGGAAGTTTTTGGCAAAATTACATTGGCCAGTCGGACCCTTTCCAAATGCGACGCCATAGCACAGGATTGTGCCAAAATGGGCTTGTCGCAAGTAAACACGGCCAAAGTGGATGCCGACGATGCCCGGCAAGTAGCTGCGTTGATTGAAAAGGTGCAGCCAAAATTGGTCATTAATGTGGCTTTACCTTATCAGGATTTACCTATTATGGATGCTTGTCTCGATACAGGTGTCCATTATTTAGATACGGCCAATTATGAACCCAAAGAGGTTGCGAAATTTGAATATTCATGGCAATGGGCCTATCGGGAGCGATACGAGAAGGCTGGTATAATGGCCTTGCTCGGCTGTGGATTTGATCCGGGCGTAACACAAGTGTTTACGGCATATGCGAACAAGCATCATTTCTCCGAAATGCACTATCTGGATATCATAGATTGTAATGCGGGAGATCATGGAAAAGCATTTGCCACGAATTTTAATCCTGAAATCAATATACGGGAAATAACGCAGCCAGGCCGATATTGGGAAAACGGAGAATGGGTGGAAATTCCGGCCATGAGTATCCACAAACCCATATCTTATCCTGGTATTGGTCCGAAAGAAAGCTATGTACTTTATCACGAGGAGTTGGAGTCGCTGGTAAAGAATTTCCCAACACTGAAGCGGGCTCGTTTTTGGATGACTTTTGGTGAGGCATACATCACCCACTTAAACGTATTACAGAATGTAGGGATGACGAGTATTGCCCCAGTAAAATTTCAGGGCATGGACATCATACCTTTAGAATTTCTAAAAGCAGTTTTGCCAGAACCAGGTACATTGGGTGAAAACTATACGGGCGAAACCTCAATTGGCTGTCAGATCAAAGGGCTGGGGAAACAAGGGGAAGAGACTACGTATTATGTTTGGAATAATTGCAAGCATCAGGATGCGTGGCGAGAAGTACAGGCGCAAGGGGTTTCCTACACCACTGGTGTCCCCGCGACAATCGGGGCGATGCTTCTGTTGACCCATTCGGACTGGATGAAACCGGGCGTATGGAATTGTGAAGAACTAAATCCGGATCCTTTTATGGACTTGCTCAATCGGCATGGCCTTCCTTGGAACGAAGCGGTAAATGTGGCTTTGCCGCATGAGTACCCAGCATAG
- the mreD gene encoding rod shape-determining protein MreD → MPPIVRHILTGILVLLLDWLLFRRLPIMGAYPDVILIYLIFIALQYGRTVGMFAGFVLGFITDAIYQTWGVSMFIKTLVGFLMGFFPPESRDRPMMMPQQVFSAALIISLFHNGLMVIFLVLTTQVRSGYHIGTLWLGSALYTAIVGTLISLFLYRTR, encoded by the coding sequence ATGCCCCCCATTGTACGACACATACTAACGGGCATTCTGGTCCTCTTGCTGGACTGGTTGCTGTTCCGCCGCCTTCCCATCATGGGTGCTTATCCAGATGTCATTTTGATTTATCTGATCTTTATTGCGTTGCAGTATGGTCGGACAGTAGGCATGTTTGCTGGGTTTGTACTGGGCTTCATTACCGATGCCATTTATCAAACGTGGGGCGTTTCCATGTTTATTAAAACATTGGTAGGTTTTCTCATGGGATTTTTTCCACCTGAAAGCCGCGACCGTCCTATGATGATGCCGCAGCAAGTATTCTCTGCGGCCCTCATTATCTCCCTGTTCCACAATGGTCTTATGGTCATTTTTTTGGTACTGACAACCCAAGTTAGAAGTGGGTATCATATTGGCACGCTTTGGCTGGGTTCTGCCTTATACACCGCCATAGTAGGAACGCTTATTTCCCTCTTTTTGTATAGGACCCGATAG
- a CDS encoding DUF3098 domain-containing protein translates to MPFDRQNYLILLVCVALLVVGYGIMRMENEAFGFISLYVSPLLLLAGYFGIVYAILKRPTQEEVH, encoded by the coding sequence ATGCCTTTTGATCGGCAAAACTATCTGATCTTGTTGGTATGTGTGGCCCTGCTGGTGGTCGGCTATGGAATCATGCGGATGGAGAACGAGGCTTTTGGATTTATCAGCCTCTATGTTTCCCCCTTATTACTTTTGGCCGGATACTTTGGCATTGTTTATGCCATTCTAAAGCGCCCTACTCAGGAAGAAGTACACTAA
- a CDS encoding slipin family protein: protein MKPFKKLYQVKPNTSGYLFRDHVLEQVWAAGYYEVWDWKNRTELVLLPETSKLVTVTNQEVLTKDNIALRFSFNLVYRIADGKKFLGCFVLDRPIYALIQEAEQRICNIAQLYLRNRITALDSETLNEKRNELLDFKTEEMAAEAAIFGITIEQAQLRDLTFPKSIQDLFSKHLESKIRSKSDLENARTAVATARALKNASELMKDDENIKFFQLLETISKIAEKGKHTFMIGDLQQLAKKT, encoded by the coding sequence ATGAAACCATTCAAAAAACTATATCAAGTAAAACCCAATACTAGCGGCTATTTATTCCGAGATCATGTATTGGAACAGGTTTGGGCAGCGGGATATTATGAAGTGTGGGATTGGAAAAACCGGACCGAGTTGGTCTTGCTACCGGAAACTTCAAAACTGGTGACCGTTACCAACCAAGAAGTGCTGACCAAAGACAATATCGCCCTTCGGTTTTCGTTCAACCTTGTTTACCGCATCGCTGACGGAAAGAAGTTTTTGGGCTGTTTTGTGCTTGATCGGCCAATTTATGCCCTGATTCAAGAAGCGGAACAACGGATTTGCAACATTGCGCAATTATACCTTCGTAACCGCATCACGGCATTAGACAGCGAAACCCTAAATGAAAAGCGGAATGAATTACTCGACTTTAAGACCGAAGAAATGGCAGCGGAAGCGGCAATATTTGGGATTACAATAGAGCAAGCACAACTCCGAGACCTCACCTTTCCCAAATCTATTCAGGATTTGTTTTCCAAACACTTAGAATCCAAAATTCGATCAAAATCGGATCTCGAAAATGCCCGAACCGCTGTGGCCACCGCCCGTGCCCTCAAAAATGCTTCGGAATTGATGAAGGACGATGAGAACATCAAATTCTTCCAATTGCTTGAAACCATTTCTAAAATTGCTGAAAAAGGCAAGCATACGTTTATGATTGGTGACTTGCAGCAACTGGCCAAAAAAACGTAG
- a CDS encoding YbaB/EbfC family nucleoid-associated protein, whose amino-acid sequence MDFSNLNMADMFGKMADMQQKMKEAQENLEKQTTTAEAGGGMVKVTVNGKMQVTSVKIEKEVVDPTDVELLEDLIVAGVNKALADASERAKDAMQQAAGLPTGLDLNNLDLGKFGF is encoded by the coding sequence ATGGACTTTAGCAACCTCAATATGGCCGATATGTTTGGAAAAATGGCCGATATGCAACAAAAGATGAAAGAGGCGCAGGAAAATCTGGAAAAACAAACCACAACCGCAGAAGCAGGCGGTGGCATGGTTAAGGTGACAGTAAATGGCAAAATGCAGGTAACCTCGGTCAAAATTGAAAAAGAAGTTGTGGATCCAACCGACGTAGAACTACTTGAGGACTTGATCGTCGCCGGGGTAAACAAGGCTTTGGCCGATGCGAGCGAGCGAGCCAAAGACGCCATGCAACAAGCAGCAGGGCTTCCCACAGGCTTAGACCTCAATAATTTGGATCTCGGAAAATTCGGATTCTAA
- a CDS encoding flavin reductase family protein codes for MPHIDFSKEVPPNIYKMLIGSVVPRPIAWVSSISEDGIPNLAPFSYFNIASINPPILSFSPLNAPTGHPGESRRKDTLQNVRATGQCVIHIVPHALQDQMNLSAANWPPEVDEFEKTGLTRVDSLFVKPQRIASAPIAFECEVDQIVSWGDQPMGGNVVFCRVMIGHFADHLFQDYKINLALLDPVSRLGGPDYSRVKTDVYALPRPEDLL; via the coding sequence ATGCCACATATAGACTTTTCTAAAGAAGTACCACCGAATATTTACAAGATGCTCATTGGGTCGGTGGTACCACGTCCTATCGCTTGGGTGTCTTCTATAAGTGAAGACGGCATTCCAAACCTCGCCCCTTTTTCCTATTTCAATATTGCCTCCATCAATCCGCCCATTCTTAGCTTTTCACCACTGAACGCACCAACTGGGCATCCTGGAGAAAGCCGCCGGAAAGACACCCTCCAGAATGTACGGGCAACGGGGCAATGTGTCATTCATATCGTCCCTCATGCACTACAAGACCAAATGAACTTAAGTGCTGCCAATTGGCCACCCGAAGTGGATGAATTTGAGAAAACAGGCTTGACACGGGTAGATTCCTTATTCGTTAAGCCCCAGAGAATTGCATCTGCCCCCATTGCTTTCGAGTGCGAGGTGGATCAGATTGTTTCTTGGGGAGACCAGCCAATGGGAGGAAATGTGGTATTTTGCCGTGTGATGATCGGGCATTTTGCAGATCACCTCTTTCAAGATTACAAGATAAACCTCGCGTTGCTGGATCCTGTCTCGCGGTTGGGAGGACCAGACTACAGTCGCGTTAAAACCGATGTATATGCCCTACCTCGCCCCGAAGATTTGTTATGA
- a CDS encoding TIGR02757 family protein, translated as MTPVTKPDRARLIRWLDEQVARFEQPAFIENDPISVPHAFEDPQDRAVIGFFAASLAWGQRKTTLNKMAELCERMGYRPMQFVYDFRIEKDAATLKGFKHRTFTEEDAYWMVLSLSALIRKYGRMEYVFRHFLPPNATDVGSAIQGFSTEMMYAVPGTPTRLQKHLARPDAGSACKRLNMFLRWMVRTGSVDFGIWKGIRSDQLVMPLDVHVGRVARHLGMLLRPVNDWKAALELTECCRELSPHDPVRYDFALFGWGVNEKSGALPNLMLPE; from the coding sequence ATGACCCCAGTTACAAAACCGGATCGTGCGCGACTGATCCGGTGGCTCGATGAGCAGGTAGCACGGTTTGAACAGCCAGCCTTTATTGAAAACGATCCGATTTCGGTTCCGCACGCCTTTGAAGACCCTCAGGACCGCGCCGTTATTGGTTTTTTTGCAGCCTCGCTGGCTTGGGGACAACGCAAGACAACGCTAAACAAAATGGCGGAGTTGTGTGAACGCATGGGATACCGGCCCATGCAATTTGTGTATGACTTCCGCATAGAAAAAGATGCGGCTACGCTTAAGGGCTTCAAACACCGAACGTTTACAGAAGAGGACGCCTATTGGATGGTTTTGTCCCTCTCTGCCCTGATCCGTAAATACGGCAGAATGGAGTACGTTTTTCGACATTTTTTGCCCCCAAATGCCACTGATGTAGGCTCGGCGATTCAAGGATTTTCCACTGAAATGATGTATGCCGTACCGGGAACACCTACACGGCTTCAGAAACACCTTGCCAGACCCGATGCGGGAAGCGCCTGTAAGCGGCTGAACATGTTCCTCCGATGGATGGTGCGTACAGGATCGGTGGACTTTGGCATCTGGAAAGGTATCCGTTCAGATCAGTTGGTAATGCCGCTGGATGTCCATGTGGGTCGGGTTGCCCGTCATTTGGGGATGCTTCTTCGTCCCGTCAATGACTGGAAAGCGGCACTGGAGTTAACGGAATGCTGTAGGGAACTTTCTCCGCATGATCCTGTTCGCTACGACTTTGCCTTGTTTGGATGGGGCGTGAACGAAAAGAGTGGCGCACTACCGAATCTTATGTTACCCGAATAG
- a CDS encoding stage II sporulation protein M, whose product MREVVFLRQNADKWKKYESLYEQNSQVSADALTEVYLELTDDLAYAKTYYPNSKTTEFLNVLTGKYHRFIYQNKREDKNRLIRFWADEVPEMMYAYRYNLLLAFGIFMLAVGIGVVSVLEDERFVRIVLGDAYVDMTLDNIAKGDPMGVYKFSGEWDMFFSIAYNNVMVALRAYAFGLLISFGTGMFMFYNGVMLGSFLTFFAMRNLLWESTLVIWIHGTLEISVIVVAGCAGFVLGNSILFPGTFPRGTSLMRGAKEGMKIVIGTVPIFIVAAFLEGFVTRHTEMPVLLSLAIIGGSAAFILWYFVWYPYHRFGQGHWMEKIKNQLAGILSLNNSKTTT is encoded by the coding sequence ATGCGCGAGGTTGTTTTTCTGCGTCAAAATGCAGACAAGTGGAAAAAATACGAATCGCTTTATGAGCAAAATAGTCAGGTCTCGGCAGATGCTCTGACAGAGGTTTATCTGGAATTAACCGATGACCTGGCTTATGCCAAAACGTATTACCCCAACAGCAAGACCACCGAGTTTCTTAATGTCTTAACGGGCAAATATCACCGCTTTATTTACCAGAATAAACGCGAAGACAAAAATCGTCTGATTCGCTTTTGGGCAGACGAAGTACCAGAAATGATGTACGCTTACCGCTACAATCTTTTGCTGGCTTTTGGGATTTTTATGTTGGCGGTGGGTATTGGCGTGGTATCGGTATTGGAAGACGAGCGGTTTGTACGCATTGTGCTTGGCGATGCCTATGTGGACATGACCTTGGACAACATTGCTAAGGGCGATCCCATGGGCGTGTATAAATTTTCTGGCGAGTGGGATATGTTTTTTTCTATTGCCTATAACAATGTGATGGTAGCCTTACGGGCATATGCTTTCGGCTTGTTGATTTCGTTCGGGACAGGTATGTTCATGTTTTATAATGGTGTAATGTTGGGCTCTTTTCTCACCTTTTTTGCCATGCGCAACCTGCTTTGGGAATCTACGCTTGTCATTTGGATACATGGAACATTAGAGATTTCGGTAATTGTAGTGGCGGGATGTGCTGGTTTTGTCTTGGGCAATAGCATTCTTTTCCCCGGAACCTTTCCACGGGGTACCTCGTTGATGCGGGGCGCAAAAGAAGGCATGAAGATCGTTATCGGAACAGTGCCCATCTTTATTGTAGCGGCTTTTCTGGAAGGTTTTGTAACCCGCCACACCGAAATGCCCGTCCTTTTATCGCTTGCTATCATCGGTGGATCGGCGGCGTTCATTTTGTGGTATTTTGTGTGGTATCCGTATCACCGCTTCGGCCAAGGCCATTGGATGGAAAAGATAAAAAATCAATTGGCCGGAATTTTGTCTTTAAATAATTCAAAAACAACTACATAA
- a CDS encoding DUF4129 domain-containing protein produces the protein MTTAQEAVLPDSVAWRTPDPMTLDRLKTDIPLPVVKPITPSPTFWTNLFDGINWILEQVFGSRGKQTFWKTVPIVFLFMLLIFLLWRATGMDRTGLFYGTGGPSGVGKMVGIASLSQINFEQEIRKAESQRHFREAVRWQYLQLLHRLEVQGLIVWKPDKTNADYVAEIRGTSVIRAFQEATRHFEYVWYGEYIPDEVDYRNIVETFDTLNKPNPQPA, from the coding sequence ATGACAACGGCCCAAGAAGCGGTTTTGCCTGATTCGGTGGCTTGGCGCACCCCCGACCCGATGACATTAGACCGCCTCAAGACGGATATTCCGTTGCCTGTTGTGAAGCCCATTACACCATCACCCACCTTTTGGACCAACCTCTTTGATGGCATAAACTGGATATTGGAACAGGTGTTTGGGTCACGCGGCAAACAGACCTTTTGGAAAACTGTGCCCATTGTTTTTCTCTTTATGCTGCTGATTTTCCTTTTGTGGCGTGCAACGGGCATGGACCGTACAGGGCTTTTTTACGGAACGGGTGGCCCATCTGGGGTGGGCAAAATGGTGGGAATAGCGTCGTTAAGTCAGATCAACTTTGAGCAAGAAATCCGCAAAGCCGAGTCGCAAAGGCATTTCCGAGAAGCGGTCCGGTGGCAATACCTGCAACTCCTGCATCGGTTGGAAGTACAGGGGTTGATTGTCTGGAAACCGGACAAAACCAATGCCGATTATGTGGCCGAGATACGCGGTACATCGGTAATCCGGGCTTTTCAGGAAGCAACCAGGCACTTTGAATATGTCTGGTATGGTGAATACATACCAGACGAAGTGGACTACCGTAACATTGTAGAAACCTTTGATACCTTGAACAAGCCAAACCCACAGCCTGCATGA
- a CDS encoding MoxR family ATPase, which translates to MSLDQAYANRTDLTALSEAVENIKHEIGKIIIGQTGMVDMLIAALLANGHVLIEGVPGVAKTMTAKLLSHTVSVGFSRIQFTPDLLPSDVLGTAIFDPKSLAFTFRRGPIFGNLVLVDEINRAPAKTQAALFEVMEERQVTVDGTTYPMEQPFMVLATQNPVEHEGTYRLPEAQLDRFLFKILVDYPTPEEEVQILSGFHARHGINNVASLTPLLSGSTVQQLQSVVQSLHVEEKILRYMAQITTNTRNNPSLYLGASPRASLALLTGSKAFAALRGRDFVTPEDVQTVAYPVLRHRIQLSPEREMEGSTPDQVIKSLIEKVEVPR; encoded by the coding sequence ATGTCTCTTGACCAAGCCTATGCCAATCGCACAGACCTCACTGCCCTAAGCGAGGCGGTGGAAAACATCAAACATGAAATCGGTAAAATCATCATTGGCCAAACAGGTATGGTGGATATGTTGATTGCTGCATTATTGGCCAATGGCCATGTTTTGATAGAAGGTGTGCCTGGCGTAGCCAAAACCATGACTGCCAAACTGCTTTCCCACACGGTCTCTGTCGGGTTTTCGCGGATCCAGTTTACGCCCGATCTCTTGCCGTCCGATGTTCTTGGAACGGCCATTTTCGATCCCAAATCATTGGCTTTTACCTTTCGGAGAGGTCCTATTTTTGGTAATTTGGTGCTTGTGGACGAGATAAACCGTGCCCCCGCCAAAACCCAAGCGGCACTTTTTGAGGTGATGGAAGAACGACAAGTGACCGTGGATGGAACTACCTATCCAATGGAACAACCATTTATGGTATTGGCCACCCAAAACCCAGTGGAGCACGAAGGTACATACCGCCTACCAGAAGCCCAATTAGACCGTTTCCTGTTTAAGATTTTGGTGGATTACCCCACACCAGAAGAGGAAGTACAGATTCTTTCAGGTTTTCATGCACGACATGGTATCAACAATGTGGCGTCTCTCACTCCCCTACTTTCTGGAAGCACCGTACAACAGCTCCAATCAGTGGTGCAGTCTTTGCATGTAGAGGAAAAAATCTTACGCTACATGGCCCAAATCACCACCAATACCCGCAACAATCCTTCTTTATACCTTGGCGCATCGCCGCGCGCATCGTTGGCATTGCTCACTGGCTCGAAAGCCTTTGCAGCCCTTCGTGGACGCGACTTTGTGACTCCGGAGGATGTACAAACGGTGGCCTATCCGGTACTAAGACACCGGATCCAACTTTCGCCGGAGCGCGAAATGGAAGGCAGTACGCCCGACCAGGTGATAAAGTCCTTGATCGAAAAAGTGGAAGTGCCACGTTAA